The genomic window TTTGGGTCCCCGCATCGACTCGAAGCGACTCGGGGCCCACCAAGGTAGGCACTTCGATTTCGGCGCCCAAGGCCGCTTGCGTGTACGAGATCGGCAACTGCAGAATCAAGTGGATGCCATCGCGTTTGAACAACGCATGAGGTAACACGGAAATGAAACAATAGCAGTCACCGGGAGGCCCGCCGTCGGGGCTCGCCTCACCCTCATTCTGCAAACGGACTCGCATACCGTCGTCGACCCCGGCAGGGATCTCGACCGTCAATTCCGCTTTTTCGTTTTGCAGTCCTGCCCCGCGGCAATCGCCACAAGGTTGACTGATTTGTTGTCCGGTGCCATGGCAATGGGGACAAGCGGTTTGCACTCGCAGAATCCCAGCCGATTGGATCACTTGCCCACGGCCACCACAGGTACCACAGGGTTCCGGCTGGCTGCCCGGTGCGGCACCGCTGCCTTCGCAGGTGACACAGCGAATGCGTCGCCGAAAGGAGATGTCCTTGCTGACACCGCGGGCGGCTTCTTCCAAGGTCAACGTCACGTTGCAACGAATATCAGCGCCTCGCCGCGAACGTCGCCGACCTCCA from Novipirellula galeiformis includes these protein-coding regions:
- the dnaJ gene encoding molecular chaperone DnaJ; translation: MAEKRDYYTVLGVGRDAAKQELDRAYRKLAIKFHPDSNKNDEDAVEKFKEASEAYEILSDQAKRERYDRYGHAGVDGMAHQSHDVEDIFEAFGDLFGGGMFGDLFGSRGGGGGRRRSRRGADIRCNVTLTLEEAARGVSKDISFRRRIRCVTCEGSGAAPGSQPEPCGTCGGRGQVIQSAGILRVQTACPHCHGTGQQISQPCGDCRGAGLQNEKAELTVEIPAGVDDGMRVRLQNEGEASPDGGPPGDCYCFISVLPHALFKRDGIHLILQLPISYTQAALGAEIEVPTLVGPESLRVDAGTQNGDVFTLRGKGIMDPRGGRAGDLLIQVMIEVPKKLSGEQEKLLRELAQLEHESVLPHRKSFLDKLRTFFDPDAQPQES